One window of the Chryseobacterium sp. CY350 genome contains the following:
- a CDS encoding aminotransferase class I/II-fold pyridoxal phosphate-dependent enzyme, with the protein MVDIFERIKQNPGPLGQFADYAEGYFVFPKLEGPIGPRMKFQGKDVIFWSANDYLGLCNHPEVLEADAKAAAEFGMFYPMGARAMSGETQQHQQLEKELAEFTQKDAAYLLNFGYQGMVSCIDALVTRHDVIVYDADSHACIVDGVRLHMGKSFTFKHNDIESLEKNLARATRVAEENGGGILVITEGVFGMRGMQGKLKEICDLKSKFNFRLLVDDAHGFGTLGKTGAGAGEEQGCQDQIDVYFSTFAKSMAGFGAFLSGDETIIRFLKYNLRSQIFAKSLTMPMVIGGLKRLELLRTRPEIKDKLWENVTKLQNGLKERGFNLGNTNTCVTPVFIQGTTIEATLLAKDLRENYGVFTSVVVYPVIPKGMILLRLIPTASHTDSEINETLTAFEGIKEKLESGAYAEMEKQMNIEYKQM; encoded by the coding sequence ATGGTAGATATTTTTGAAAGAATAAAACAAAATCCAGGACCACTTGGTCAGTTTGCAGACTACGCAGAAGGATATTTTGTATTCCCAAAATTGGAAGGTCCGATTGGCCCGAGAATGAAATTTCAAGGTAAAGATGTAATTTTCTGGAGTGCTAATGATTATTTAGGATTGTGTAACCACCCCGAAGTATTGGAAGCCGATGCAAAAGCTGCAGCAGAATTTGGAATGTTTTATCCGATGGGTGCAAGAGCGATGTCTGGTGAGACACAGCAACATCAGCAATTGGAAAAAGAATTGGCAGAATTTACTCAAAAAGACGCTGCTTATCTTTTAAATTTCGGTTACCAAGGGATGGTTTCATGTATCGATGCGTTGGTGACAAGACATGACGTGATTGTTTATGATGCTGATTCTCACGCTTGTATTGTTGACGGAGTTCGTCTTCACATGGGGAAAAGTTTTACTTTCAAACATAATGATATTGAGAGTTTAGAAAAAAACTTAGCGAGAGCAACCAGAGTTGCTGAAGAAAATGGCGGAGGAATTTTAGTTATTACGGAAGGTGTTTTCGGAATGAGAGGAATGCAGGGAAAATTGAAGGAAATCTGTGATTTAAAATCTAAATTCAATTTCAGACTTTTGGTTGATGATGCACATGGTTTCGGAACTTTAGGTAAAACCGGAGCTGGAGCTGGCGAAGAGCAAGGATGTCAGGATCAGATTGACGTTTACTTCTCAACTTTTGCTAAATCAATGGCTGGTTTCGGAGCATTTCTTTCGGGAGACGAAACTATTATCAGATTTTTGAAATATAATCTTCGTTCTCAGATTTTTGCTAAATCTTTAACAATGCCAATGGTAATCGGAGGTTTAAAGAGACTGGAATTATTAAGAACACGTCCGGAAATTAAAGATAAGTTGTGGGAAAACGTAACTAAATTACAAAACGGATTAAAAGAAAGAGGTTTCAATCTTGGAAATACAAATACTTGTGTAACACCAGTTTTCATTCAGGGAACTACGATTGAAGCAACACTTTTAGCAAAAGATCTAAGAGAAAATTATGGAGTATTCACATCTGTTGTTGTATATCCTGTAATTCCAAAAGGGATGATTCTGTTGAGATTAATTCCTACAGCTTCTCATACTGATTCAGAAATTAATGAAACTTTGACTGCTTTTGAAGGAATAAAAGAAAAATTAGAATCTGGAGCTTACGCAGAAATGGAAAAACAAATGAATATCGAGTACAAGCAAATGTAA
- a CDS encoding B12-binding domain-containing radical SAM protein has product MKDLLLITPPFTQLNTPYPATAYIKGFLNTKNISSYQIDLGIEVILELFSKGGIQKIFTKQIDLKNASENSQRIFALRDEYIKTIDQVILFLQNRNPTLARQICSMNFLPEASRFNQLDDMEFAFGNMGLQDKAKHLATLYLEDLSDYIVEHVDPDFGFSRYAERLGKSANSFDELYLKLNSDQTFIDDITLKILCDKLEVVQPKLVCFSIPFPGNLYSAFRSAKFIKENYPHIKIAMGGGFPNTELREVKDKRVFEFFDFITLDDGEAPLELVYENLKKDENSEFKRTFLIENEEVVYKNNSTKHDYKQAQVGTPDYTDLQLDQYISVIEIANPMHSLWSDGRWNKLTMAHGCYWGKCTFCDISLDYIKIYEPISAKILVDRMEELIATTGETGFHFVDEAAPPALMREVALEILRRNLVVTWWTNIRFEKSFTKDLCFLLKLSGCVAVSGGLEVASDRLLKLIDKGISVEQVAQVTRNFTEAGVMIHAYLMYGYPTQTIQETVDSLEMVRQLFEMGILQSAFWHQFAMTAHSPVGLNPEEFGVTPIKQEILFANNDINFTDKTGIDHSQFSFGLKKSLFNYMHGINFELPLQNWFDFKIPKTTIHPDYIHDSLLEEENFSFKGNSKIIFLEKNVIAENYIKTKKQNSWPYTRITFHLKTNVVSVDFEQEKGNWLIKVLQENTFENKKRITLQQLKTDFENSFEDFELFWFSKPMQQLKENGVILSL; this is encoded by the coding sequence TTGAAAGATCTTCTTCTTATAACCCCACCTTTCACTCAGCTCAATACTCCTTATCCGGCGACCGCTTATATTAAAGGTTTTCTAAATACCAAAAATATATCAAGCTATCAGATTGATTTGGGGATTGAAGTGATTTTGGAATTATTCTCAAAAGGAGGAATTCAAAAAATTTTTACGAAGCAAATCGATTTAAAAAACGCATCTGAAAACTCACAAAGAATTTTTGCATTAAGAGATGAATACATCAAAACTATCGATCAGGTTATTCTTTTTTTACAAAATAGAAATCCTACTTTAGCAAGGCAGATCTGTTCAATGAATTTTTTACCTGAGGCTTCCCGTTTCAATCAGCTTGATGATATGGAATTTGCTTTTGGAAATATGGGTTTACAGGATAAGGCTAAACACTTGGCTACTTTGTATTTGGAAGATTTATCTGACTACATAGTTGAACACGTGGATCCTGATTTTGGTTTTAGCAGATATGCCGAAAGATTAGGAAAGTCTGCCAATTCTTTTGACGAATTATATTTAAAATTAAATTCAGATCAAACTTTTATTGATGATATCACTTTAAAAATTCTTTGCGACAAACTGGAAGTAGTTCAGCCAAAACTGGTTTGTTTTTCGATTCCTTTCCCCGGAAATTTATATTCTGCTTTTCGATCTGCCAAATTTATTAAGGAGAATTATCCTCACATTAAGATTGCAATGGGCGGAGGTTTTCCAAACACTGAGTTGCGGGAAGTTAAAGATAAACGAGTTTTTGAGTTTTTTGATTTTATTACTTTAGATGATGGTGAAGCTCCTTTGGAATTGGTTTATGAAAATTTAAAAAAAGATGAAAATTCTGAGTTTAAACGAACTTTTTTAATTGAAAATGAAGAGGTTGTTTATAAAAACAATTCCACAAAGCACGATTACAAACAGGCACAAGTCGGAACTCCGGATTATACTGATTTACAATTAGATCAATATATTTCGGTTATTGAAATTGCCAATCCGATGCACAGTTTGTGGAGCGACGGAAGATGGAATAAACTGACAATGGCTCATGGTTGCTATTGGGGGAAATGTACTTTCTGCGATATTTCTTTAGATTATATAAAAATTTACGAACCCATTTCTGCCAAAATTTTGGTTGATAGAATGGAAGAATTAATCGCTACAACAGGCGAAACCGGATTTCATTTTGTTGATGAAGCAGCTCCACCAGCTTTAATGCGAGAAGTAGCTTTGGAAATTTTGAGAAGAAATCTAGTTGTAACCTGGTGGACTAACATTCGATTTGAAAAAAGCTTTACCAAAGATTTATGTTTTCTCTTGAAACTTTCTGGTTGCGTTGCCGTTTCAGGTGGATTAGAAGTAGCAAGCGACCGATTGTTAAAATTAATTGATAAAGGAATTTCTGTTGAACAGGTTGCACAGGTGACAAGAAATTTTACTGAAGCCGGAGTAATGATTCATGCATATTTGATGTACGGCTACCCGACTCAGACCATTCAGGAAACGGTGGATTCTTTAGAAATGGTTAGGCAGCTTTTTGAAATGGGAATTTTGCAGAGTGCATTTTGGCACCAATTTGCGATGACAGCACACTCGCCTGTAGGATTAAATCCTGAAGAATTTGGAGTAACTCCCATCAAACAGGAAATTTTATTTGCCAACAACGATATTAATTTTACAGACAAAACCGGAATCGATCACAGTCAATTTAGTTTTGGTTTAAAAAAATCTCTGTTCAATTATATGCATGGAATCAATTTTGAATTGCCATTGCAGAATTGGTTTGATTTTAAAATTCCGAAAACAACGATTCATCCTGATTATATTCACGATTCACTTTTGGAAGAGGAAAATTTTTCATTTAAAGGAAATTCAAAAATTATTTTTCTGGAGAAAAACGTAATCGCTGAGAATTACATAAAAACAAAAAAACAAAACTCTTGGCCGTACACACGAATTACATTCCATTTAAAAACAAATGTTGTTTCGGTAGATTTTGAACAGGAAAAAGGAAATTGGCTGATAAAAGTTCTGCAGGAAAATACTTTTGAGAATAAGAAACGCATTACTTTGCAACAATTGAAAACTGATTTTGAAAATAGCTTTGAAGATTTTGAATTGTTCTGGTTTTCAAAACCGATGCAGCAACTCAAAGAAAACGGAGTGATTTTGAGTTTGTGA
- a CDS encoding F0F1 ATP synthase subunit epsilon: MNIKILTPEYVVFEGEVNSVLLPGKNGEFHIMKNHAGIVSSLVGGKVKLYANSINEAFAKNFTKENEKDSVFSYPIKSGVIEFNHDKGIILCE; this comes from the coding sequence ATGAATATAAAAATTTTAACACCAGAATACGTAGTTTTTGAAGGAGAGGTAAACTCTGTATTATTGCCTGGAAAAAATGGTGAATTTCACATCATGAAAAACCACGCAGGAATCGTTTCTTCATTAGTTGGAGGTAAAGTTAAGTTGTATGCAAATTCTATCAACGAAGCTTTTGCTAAAAACTTTACCAAAGAAAATGAAAAAGACTCTGTTTTTTCTTATCCTATAAAAAGTGGTGTGATAGAATTTAATCACGATAAAGGAATCATCCTTTGCGAATAA
- the atpD gene encoding F0F1 ATP synthase subunit beta has translation MANQIKGKISQIIGPVIDVVFNNVEAIPSIYDALEIIKGNGEKVVLEVEQHIGEDTVRCIAMDATDGLQRGQEVIGYGNPIMMPIGEAVNGRLFNVVGDAIDGLQNISKEGGLPIHRPAPKFDQLSTSAEVLFTGIKVIDLVEPYAKGGKIGLFGGAGVGKTVLIQELINNIAKGHGGLSVFAGVGERTREGNDLLREMLESGIIKYGDDFMHSMENGGWDLSKVDLEAMKDSKAAFVFGQMNEPPGARARVALSGLTLAEYYRDGGETGQGRDVLFFVDNIFRFTQAGSEVSALLGRMPSAVGYQPTLASEMGAMQERITSTKNGSITSVQAVYVPADDLTDPAPATTFAHLDATTVLDRKIASLGIYPAVDPLASTSRILAPEIIGEEHYNCAQRVKEILQRYKALQDIIAILGMEELSEEDKSVVYRARKVQRFLSQPFHVAEQFTGIPGSLVDIKDTIKGFNMIMDGELDHLPEAAFNLKGTIEEAIEAGQKMLADNA, from the coding sequence ATGGCAAACCAAATTAAAGGAAAAATTTCTCAAATTATTGGTCCTGTAATCGACGTAGTTTTTAATAATGTGGAAGCAATTCCTAGTATTTATGATGCGTTAGAGATTATCAAAGGGAACGGTGAAAAAGTAGTCTTAGAGGTAGAACAACATATTGGTGAAGATACAGTAAGATGTATCGCAATGGATGCTACAGACGGTCTTCAAAGAGGGCAGGAAGTTATAGGATATGGTAATCCTATCATGATGCCAATCGGTGAAGCTGTAAACGGAAGACTATTCAACGTTGTTGGGGATGCTATCGACGGGCTTCAAAATATTTCTAAGGAAGGTGGTCTTCCAATTCACAGACCAGCTCCGAAATTTGATCAACTTTCAACTTCTGCAGAAGTTTTATTCACAGGTATTAAAGTAATCGATTTAGTTGAGCCTTACGCAAAGGGAGGTAAAATTGGATTGTTCGGTGGTGCCGGTGTTGGTAAAACGGTTTTGATTCAGGAATTGATTAACAATATTGCAAAAGGACACGGTGGTCTTTCTGTTTTTGCCGGAGTAGGTGAAAGAACGAGAGAAGGAAATGACCTTTTGAGAGAGATGTTGGAATCAGGTATTATTAAATACGGTGATGACTTCATGCACTCTATGGAAAACGGTGGTTGGGATCTTTCTAAAGTAGATTTAGAAGCTATGAAAGATTCTAAAGCTGCATTCGTTTTCGGACAGATGAATGAGCCACCTGGAGCAAGAGCGAGAGTAGCACTTTCTGGTCTTACTTTAGCTGAGTATTACAGAGACGGTGGAGAAACAGGACAAGGTAGAGACGTATTGTTTTTCGTAGACAACATCTTCCGTTTTACGCAAGCTGGTTCTGAGGTATCTGCACTTCTTGGTCGTATGCCATCTGCGGTAGGTTACCAACCAACTTTGGCATCTGAAATGGGTGCGATGCAGGAAAGAATTACTTCAACTAAAAACGGTTCAATTACTTCAGTGCAAGCGGTTTACGTACCTGCGGATGATTTAACTGACCCGGCTCCTGCTACAACGTTTGCTCACTTAGATGCAACAACTGTATTAGATAGAAAAATTGCTTCATTAGGTATTTACCCGGCGGTAGATCCATTGGCTTCAACGTCAAGAATCTTGGCTCCGGAAATTATCGGTGAAGAACATTATAACTGTGCTCAGAGAGTGAAAGAAATTCTTCAGAGATATAAGGCTCTTCAGGATATCATTGCAATTCTTGGTATGGAAGAACTTTCTGAAGAAGATAAATCTGTAGTTTACAGAGCTAGAAAAGTTCAGAGATTCTTGTCTCAGCCTTTCCACGTTGCAGAACAGTTTACAGGTATTCCGGGATCATTGGTAGATATCAAAGATACCATCAAAGGATTCAACATGATTATGGATGGTGAATTAGATCACTTACCGGAAGCTGCTTTCAACTTGAAAGGAACTATCGAAGAAGCTATCGAAGCCGGACAAAAAATGTTAGCGGACAACGCTTAA
- a CDS encoding bifunctional riboflavin kinase/FAD synthetase, whose amino-acid sequence MNIFKNFKDYHSEKPLAMSLGMFDGVHLGHKYIINELKKIGSEKNLETAILTFWPHPRFVFNPNEDLKLLNTIDEKEVLMEKYNINTLFVKEFDNEFRNLTGEEFVREILIEKLNVKYLIIGYDHYFGKNKSGNFELLQKLSSELNFEVEQMEAINIHESNISSTKIRNALLKGNIKEANEMLGYSYSISGTVVHGKKLGRTIGYPTANLETESIKLLPKKGAYIVEVFVKNQHYKGMLSVGTNPTVNGEKLTVEVYILDFEGDIYDENITVKFRDFLHDEIKFEGLDKLIERLDEDKRLTEEFQF is encoded by the coding sequence TTGAATATCTTCAAAAATTTTAAAGATTACCATTCAGAAAAGCCTTTAGCAATGTCTCTGGGCATGTTTGACGGTGTACATCTTGGTCATAAATATATTATCAACGAGCTGAAAAAGATAGGTTCTGAGAAGAATTTGGAGACGGCGATTCTCACTTTCTGGCCTCATCCACGTTTTGTATTTAATCCTAATGAAGATTTAAAACTACTTAATACGATTGATGAAAAGGAAGTTTTGATGGAAAAATATAACATCAATACATTATTTGTAAAAGAATTTGATAACGAATTCCGAAATCTTACCGGTGAAGAATTTGTACGTGAGATATTAATTGAAAAATTAAACGTAAAATATTTAATCATCGGCTACGACCATTATTTCGGTAAGAATAAAAGTGGCAATTTTGAGCTTCTTCAAAAATTGTCTTCTGAACTCAATTTTGAGGTCGAGCAAATGGAAGCCATTAATATTCACGAAAGTAATATCAGTTCAACGAAGATTAGAAACGCTCTTTTAAAGGGAAATATTAAAGAAGCCAACGAAATGTTGGGCTACTCCTACTCGATCTCCGGAACTGTTGTTCATGGAAAAAAATTAGGCAGAACGATTGGTTATCCTACTGCTAATCTTGAAACTGAGTCAATTAAGCTTCTACCTAAGAAAGGAGCATACATTGTTGAAGTTTTTGTAAAAAATCAGCATTATAAAGGAATGTTGAGTGTTGGAACCAATCCAACCGTCAATGGAGAGAAATTAACCGTTGAAGTTTATATTCTTGATTTTGAAGGAGATATTTACGACGAAAATATCACGGTGAAATTCAGAGATTTTCTACATGATGAAATTAAATTTGAAGGTCTGGATAAATTAATCGAAAGATTGGATGAAGACAAAAGGCTGACCGAAGAGTTTCAGTTTTAA
- a CDS encoding MmcQ/YjbR family DNA-binding protein, whose product MDANEILDYCLAKKAVTESFPFDQETLVMKVATKMFLLMSLEKQPLTIAVKTDPEWSQELREKHPQITGAFHMNKTHWNSVMIDGLKRDLILKMIDHSYDLVFKSLTKKVKEEIGNSNN is encoded by the coding sequence ATGGATGCTAACGAAATTTTAGATTATTGTCTTGCGAAAAAAGCAGTGACAGAAAGTTTTCCTTTCGATCAGGAAACATTAGTAATGAAAGTGGCAACAAAGATGTTTCTGCTCATGTCTTTAGAAAAACAACCTTTAACGATAGCTGTAAAAACAGATCCTGAATGGAGTCAGGAACTCCGCGAAAAACACCCGCAAATCACAGGAGCATTTCACATGAACAAAACTCACTGGAATTCTGTCATGATAGATGGTCTTAAAAGAGATTTAATTCTAAAAATGATTGATCATTCTTATGATTTGGTTTTCAAGTCTTTGACAAAGAAAGTAAAAGAGGAGATTGGAAATTCTAACAATTAG
- a CDS encoding NAD(P)H-binding protein translates to MRALVIGATGATGKDLVTQLLNDKDFDEVNVFVRKPLTIQNEKLKVHVVDFEKPELWKNSVIGDVAFSCMGTTLKDAGSKEAQRKVDYDYQYEFAKAARENNVDDYILVSAYGANSHSKIFYSKVKGELEEAVKQLHFNKITIFKPGMLERKDSARNGEVLGSRIIKFANRLGLFESQKPLPTDVLAKAMINSSKIKSNGYSSVKLANIFGFAEKSSD, encoded by the coding sequence ATGAGAGCTTTGGTAATCGGTGCTACGGGCGCTACAGGTAAAGATTTGGTCACTCAGTTATTAAATGATAAAGACTTTGATGAAGTGAATGTCTTTGTCAGAAAACCTCTCACTATTCAAAATGAGAAACTTAAAGTGCATGTCGTTGACTTTGAAAAACCCGAACTTTGGAAAAATTCTGTAATTGGTGATGTCGCTTTTTCTTGTATGGGAACAACTTTGAAAGATGCTGGTAGTAAGGAAGCTCAAAGAAAAGTGGATTATGATTACCAATATGAATTCGCAAAAGCTGCCAGAGAAAATAATGTAGACGACTATATTTTGGTATCAGCTTACGGTGCCAATTCTCACTCAAAAATTTTCTATTCTAAAGTGAAAGGCGAGCTGGAAGAAGCTGTTAAACAATTACATTTCAACAAAATTACCATTTTTAAACCCGGAATGCTTGAAAGAAAAGATTCTGCAAGAAACGGAGAAGTTTTGGGAAGCAGAATTATAAAGTTTGCAAATAGACTTGGACTTTTTGAAAGCCAAAAACCTTTACCAACAGATGTTTTGGCAAAAGCGATGATCAATTCAAGTAAAATAAAAAGCAACGGCTACTCAAGTGTGAAATTAGCTAATATTTTCGGATTTGCTGAAAAAAGCAGCGACTGA
- a CDS encoding glutathione peroxidase, whose product MKKLFIMLLSFVAFFNSCAQKKSTSKAKSKELMGKTIYDYKVDALEEGKQINFADYKGKKILIVNTASECGFTPQYADLEKLSNEYKDKLVVIGFPANNFGGQEPGSNVEIGAFCQKNYGVTFPLAAKVSVKGDDTAPIFKYLTEKELNGVKNTTILWNFTKFLIDENGKLVDTFISTTKPTDKAITKYLQ is encoded by the coding sequence ATGAAAAAATTATTCATCATGCTGCTTTCATTCGTAGCATTTTTCAACAGTTGTGCACAGAAAAAGAGCACATCAAAAGCTAAAAGTAAAGAACTTATGGGAAAAACGATATACGATTACAAGGTTGATGCTTTGGAAGAAGGTAAGCAGATTAATTTTGCAGATTATAAAGGTAAAAAAATACTGATCGTAAACACTGCTTCAGAATGTGGTTTTACACCTCAGTATGCAGATCTTGAAAAATTGTCAAACGAATACAAAGATAAACTTGTTGTAATTGGCTTTCCTGCGAATAATTTTGGCGGACAAGAGCCAGGTTCAAACGTTGAAATCGGAGCATTCTGTCAAAAAAATTATGGTGTCACGTTTCCTTTAGCAGCAAAAGTATCTGTAAAAGGTGATGATACAGCTCCTATTTTCAAATATCTTACTGAAAAAGAGTTAAATGGAGTAAAAAACACAACGATTCTTTGGAATTTTACAAAGTTCTTAATTGATGAAAACGGAAAATTAGTTGATACATTCATCAGCACAACAAAACCTACAGATAAGGCTATTACGAAGTATTTGCAATAA
- a CDS encoding histidine kinase: protein MKKLLLLLVLIFSQISFGQTAKEIIDKNIELSGGLTSWKLLNSVLLQGKVILGVKDEYPIKIYQQRPNLTKTVLTISGKETAIEGYDGSKGYAMNYATNKLQVYPDYVSESFDNDFIDWENKGFEAKYLGKEKVGEIYCHKVELTKNVNKNLYYFDTKTYMLLKEVKRDETLSYSEYKKVGNLQMPFRIESSSTKKDGDFVMLLNKVDVNKVFPANVFKF, encoded by the coding sequence ATGAAGAAATTACTCTTACTACTCGTCCTGATATTTTCACAGATATCTTTTGGGCAGACAGCAAAAGAAATCATTGATAAAAACATCGAATTGTCCGGAGGTTTAACGAGTTGGAAGCTTTTAAATTCAGTATTACTTCAAGGGAAAGTTATTTTAGGAGTTAAAGATGAATACCCTATCAAAATTTATCAGCAACGGCCAAATCTTACCAAAACTGTACTTACAATCAGCGGCAAAGAGACAGCAATAGAAGGCTATGACGGAAGTAAAGGCTACGCAATGAATTATGCAACCAATAAGCTTCAGGTTTATCCCGATTATGTATCAGAAAGTTTTGATAATGATTTTATAGATTGGGAAAATAAGGGTTTCGAAGCGAAATATTTAGGAAAAGAAAAAGTAGGAGAGATCTATTGTCATAAAGTAGAACTTACCAAAAATGTAAATAAAAATTTATATTATTTTGATACGAAGACATACATGCTTTTGAAAGAAGTAAAAAGAGATGAAACTCTGAGCTACTCTGAATACAAAAAAGTCGGAAATCTGCAAATGCCTTTCAGAATTGAATCTTCGAGCACAAAAAAAGACGGTGATTTTGTAATGCTTCTCAATAAAGTAGATGTCAACAAAGTTTTTCCGGCAAATGTTTTTAAATTTTAA